The following are encoded together in the Nocardioides thalensis genome:
- a CDS encoding ferredoxin, translating into MKITVDMAKCEDHGQCAIAAPVAFRMNDDGKLEHDGEVDDAYLDEVEEAADVCPVQAILIGA; encoded by the coding sequence ATGAAGATCACCGTGGACATGGCCAAGTGCGAGGACCACGGCCAGTGCGCCATCGCCGCCCCCGTCGCGTTCCGGATGAACGACGACGGCAAGCTCGAGCACGACGGCGAGGTGGACGACGCCTACCTCGACGAGGTCGAGGAGGCGGCCGACGTCTGCCCCGTCCAGGCGATCCTGATCGGCGCCTGA
- a CDS encoding gamma-glutamyl-gamma-aminobutyrate hydrolase family protein yields MRPLIAIPGRRSPQVQVLRFSGTIMSEAMCEAVWAAGGEPLVLHGPDADPAGGIADRLARFDGVLLPGGGDLDPRRYGQEPLPETEPPMPHDDDLDLGVVAAVLDLGLPTLAICRGMQVLNVALGGTLVQHLEPGPVQHRSAEHDVTTSGRLRDVTGRDVVRVSSYHHQAVDRLGAGLTVVGRAADDCVEGVEHEAGHVLAVQWHPEDLHATNPTDHALFTDLVERAAKYAVR; encoded by the coding sequence ATGCGGCCGCTGATCGCGATCCCCGGGCGGCGCAGCCCGCAGGTCCAGGTCCTCCGGTTCTCGGGCACGATCATGTCCGAGGCGATGTGCGAGGCCGTCTGGGCCGCCGGCGGAGAACCGCTGGTCCTGCACGGTCCCGACGCCGATCCCGCCGGCGGCATCGCCGACCGGCTCGCGCGGTTCGACGGCGTGCTGCTGCCGGGCGGGGGAGACCTCGACCCCCGCCGCTACGGCCAGGAACCGCTGCCCGAGACCGAGCCGCCGATGCCCCACGACGACGACCTCGACCTCGGCGTCGTCGCCGCTGTGCTCGATCTCGGCCTGCCCACCCTTGCGATCTGCCGTGGCATGCAGGTGCTCAACGTGGCGCTCGGAGGAACCCTCGTGCAGCACCTCGAGCCCGGTCCGGTCCAGCACCGCAGCGCCGAGCACGACGTGACCACGAGCGGGCGGCTGCGCGACGTCACCGGCCGCGACGTGGTGCGGGTCTCGTCGTACCACCACCAGGCGGTGGACCGCCTCGGCGCCGGCCTGACCGTCGTCGGCCGGGCCGCCGACGACTGCGTCGAGGGGGTCGAGCACGAGGCCGGCCACGTCCTCGCGGTGCAGTGGCACCCGGAGGACCTGCACGCCACCAACCCCACCGACCACGCGCTGTTCACCGACCTGGTGGAGCGCGCCGCGAAGTACGCCGTCCGCTGA
- a CDS encoding glutamine synthetase family protein: MPTALDLHRELNSRPGALDDITQAIAANGVEYVYFQAVTITGRVVGKVVPAGHFDRLAVRGVNQHRTAIANLQTTREGVLLGGGTEAAEYTAVPDLETFAVLPWDTSVARVFCRLYEPDHRGDEAGAALATDSRGLLHRLHAEFTARTGLELRTGTEPEMTWEGPGFETTFRPDSSPAYHIEHLERFRPVYQKVISYARALGLDMIEGDFEDEGQVELNWMFDHANLTADRLVTYRQVCKQVARELGIECSFMPKPGTGYMGNGCHHNFSLWRDGVNVLEDAGRPELHLTDEGRHALGGLLAHTPGAMLVMGSTVNSYKRYWDAGQFAPSRIDWGMDNKTCTVRLSANGRLEYKLPDAAVNPYLSHAVLVAALEDGLKNQIDPGDPTVGSSYLSTAPELFGKLPLSLGEAISAFEADSFLRDALGTELSDLLVAFKTDEWARFNSTVTSWERATYWDDLP, from the coding sequence ATGCCCACCGCGCTCGACCTCCATCGCGAGCTCAACTCCCGACCGGGAGCGCTCGACGACATCACGCAGGCCATCGCCGCCAACGGCGTGGAGTACGTCTACTTCCAGGCCGTGACCATCACCGGCCGCGTCGTCGGCAAGGTGGTGCCCGCCGGGCACTTCGACCGGCTCGCCGTGCGGGGCGTCAACCAGCACCGCACCGCGATCGCCAACCTGCAGACGACCCGCGAGGGTGTGCTCCTCGGCGGCGGCACCGAGGCCGCGGAGTACACCGCAGTCCCCGACCTGGAGACGTTCGCCGTGCTGCCGTGGGACACCTCGGTCGCCCGCGTCTTCTGCCGCCTCTACGAGCCGGACCACCGCGGCGACGAGGCCGGCGCGGCCCTCGCCACCGACTCCCGCGGCCTGCTGCACCGGCTGCACGCCGAGTTCACGGCTCGCACCGGCCTGGAGCTGCGCACCGGCACCGAGCCGGAGATGACCTGGGAGGGCCCCGGCTTCGAGACGACGTTCCGCCCCGACTCCTCGCCGGCGTACCACATCGAGCACCTGGAGCGGTTCCGCCCGGTCTACCAGAAGGTCATCAGCTATGCCCGCGCGCTCGGCCTCGACATGATCGAGGGCGACTTCGAGGACGAGGGCCAGGTCGAGCTCAACTGGATGTTCGACCACGCCAACCTCACGGCCGACCGCCTGGTCACCTACCGGCAGGTGTGCAAGCAGGTCGCCCGCGAGCTCGGGATCGAGTGCAGCTTCATGCCCAAGCCCGGCACGGGCTACATGGGCAACGGCTGCCACCACAACTTCAGCCTGTGGCGCGACGGCGTCAACGTGCTCGAGGACGCCGGCCGCCCGGAGCTGCACCTCACCGACGAGGGCCGGCACGCCCTCGGCGGCCTGCTCGCCCACACCCCCGGCGCGATGCTGGTCATGGGCTCGACGGTCAACTCCTACAAGCGCTACTGGGACGCCGGTCAGTTCGCGCCGTCGCGGATCGACTGGGGCATGGACAACAAGACGTGCACCGTGCGGCTGTCGGCCAACGGCCGGCTCGAGTACAAGCTGCCCGACGCCGCGGTCAACCCCTACCTCTCCCACGCGGTGCTCGTCGCGGCGCTCGAGGACGGGCTCAAGAACCAGATCGACCCGGGCGACCCGACCGTCGGGTCGTCGTACCTCTCCACCGCACCGGAGCTGTTCGGCAAGCTGCCGCTCAGCCTCGGCGAGGCGATCTCTGCCTTCGAGGCCGACAGCTTCCTCCGTGACGCCCTGGGCACCGAGCTCTCCGACCTGCTCGTCGCGTTCAAGACCGACGAGTGGGCGCGCTTCAACAGCACCGTCACCAGCTGGGAGCGCGCGACGTACTGGGACGACCTGCCGTGA
- a CDS encoding cytochrome P450, whose protein sequence is MSTTVAEQAPRLAVTAPSFSITSDEVKQAREQSWYAHTEYGIAVLRYDEVSRLLKHPKLRQGSVAWPAHNGVTEGPFAAWFDSWVLNKEGEEHHRLRRLMNPAFSPKLIAGLVPRFQALATELIDAFAERGECDFTAEFAEPYAARVIAIMLGLPESEWEIIARESATLGLSLGVTIKQDLPKIESALQRLYEYADALIADRRANPGEDFMSVLVKAQRDDDRLSATELRDAIVLLIFGGYDTTRNQLGLAMQTFMQHPDQWDVLAADPSLGGKAVEEVMRVNPTVRWVTREAKETFEFEGLTIEAGTTVHLYSESAGTDPRVFGEPSFDITAERRPHYGFGGGAHHCLGHFVARSDMSEALPLLARRLRDPKPLPGDTWLPDSGNTGPITLPISFTPAP, encoded by the coding sequence ATGTCCACGACCGTCGCTGAGCAGGCACCCCGCCTCGCGGTCACCGCCCCGTCGTTCTCGATCACCTCGGACGAGGTGAAGCAGGCGCGCGAGCAGAGCTGGTACGCCCACACCGAGTACGGCATCGCGGTCCTGCGGTACGACGAGGTCAGCAGGCTGCTCAAGCACCCCAAGCTGCGGCAGGGGAGCGTCGCGTGGCCGGCCCACAACGGCGTCACCGAGGGGCCGTTCGCCGCCTGGTTCGACTCGTGGGTCCTCAACAAGGAGGGCGAGGAGCACCACCGCCTGCGCCGGCTGATGAACCCCGCGTTCTCGCCGAAGCTGATCGCCGGCCTCGTGCCGCGGTTCCAGGCGCTCGCGACCGAGCTGATCGACGCGTTCGCCGAGCGCGGCGAGTGCGACTTCACCGCCGAGTTCGCCGAGCCGTACGCCGCCCGGGTCATCGCGATCATGCTCGGCCTGCCGGAGTCGGAGTGGGAGATCATCGCCCGCGAGTCCGCGACCCTCGGGCTCTCCCTCGGCGTGACCATCAAGCAGGACCTGCCGAAGATCGAGTCAGCGCTCCAGCGCCTCTACGAGTACGCCGACGCGCTGATCGCCGACCGCCGGGCGAACCCGGGCGAAGACTTCATGTCGGTGCTGGTCAAGGCGCAGCGCGACGACGACCGGCTCAGCGCCACCGAGCTGCGCGACGCCATCGTGCTGCTGATCTTCGGCGGTTACGACACCACCCGCAACCAGCTCGGCCTGGCGATGCAGACGTTCATGCAGCACCCGGACCAGTGGGACGTCCTGGCGGCCGACCCGTCGCTCGGCGGCAAGGCCGTCGAGGAGGTCATGCGGGTCAACCCGACCGTGCGCTGGGTGACCCGGGAGGCCAAGGAGACGTTCGAGTTCGAGGGGCTCACGATCGAGGCCGGCACCACGGTGCACCTCTACAGCGAGTCCGCGGGCACCGACCCCCGTGTCTTCGGTGAGCCGTCCTTCGACATCACCGCCGAGCGCCGCCCGCACTACGGCTTCGGCGGCGGCGCCCACCACTGCCTGGGCCACTTCGTCGCCCGCAGCGACATGTCCGAGGCGCTCCCGCTGCTCGCGCGCCGGCTGCGCGACCCCAAGCCGCTGCCGGGCGACACCTGGCTCCCCGACTCCGGCAACACCGGGCCGATCACGCTGCCGATCAGCTTCACCCCGGCCCCCTGA
- a CDS encoding APC family permease, producing the protein MHHADHDDAQLASLGYTSEFRRDMSPWANFSLGFTYLSPVVGIYTVFAISLALAGPPMIWSLLIVGVGQLLVALVFSEIVAQFPVAGGVYPWARRLWGKKYAWMTGWVYLLALLATVASVTYTAGFYVAPALGIDATTNTVIVCGLGTILLATVINFMGTKVLAWAAIIGFTAELLGALAVGGWLLIAHREHGLDVLFDSFGAAGEGSYVSAFLAASLIGIYQYYGFEACGDVAEEVPNPGRLIPKAMRRTIYIGGAAATFVCLALVLSVADIPGVIAGEDVDPVTTVLNDAFGTTGARIVLFVVLISFVSCAMSLQAAASRLAYSYGRDDMIFGSGLLKKFSATRGVPPYALLLSGIVPALIVIFSKVSADAVLKIVSFAAFGIYLGFQLVVLAALRARLKGWQPSGAYQLGRWGLPVNIAALAYGVAAMVNIAWPRTPDAAWYDNYLVLLSAAIVVGTGLVYMALHRSYGRSDAPHSDAIPSTTGVGAAPPEEPVKATV; encoded by the coding sequence ATGCACCACGCCGACCACGACGACGCGCAGCTCGCGTCGCTGGGCTACACGTCGGAGTTCCGGCGTGACATGAGCCCATGGGCCAACTTCTCGCTCGGGTTCACCTACCTCTCGCCGGTCGTCGGCATCTACACCGTCTTCGCGATCTCGCTCGCGCTCGCCGGCCCGCCGATGATCTGGAGCCTCCTCATCGTGGGCGTGGGCCAGCTCCTCGTCGCGCTCGTCTTCAGCGAGATCGTGGCGCAGTTCCCCGTGGCCGGCGGTGTCTACCCGTGGGCACGACGGCTCTGGGGCAAGAAGTACGCGTGGATGACCGGCTGGGTCTACCTCCTCGCGCTGTTGGCAACGGTCGCGTCGGTCACCTACACGGCCGGCTTCTACGTCGCGCCCGCGCTCGGGATCGATGCGACGACCAACACGGTGATCGTCTGCGGCCTGGGCACGATCCTGCTCGCGACCGTCATCAACTTCATGGGCACGAAGGTCCTCGCGTGGGCCGCGATCATCGGCTTCACCGCGGAGCTCCTCGGCGCGCTGGCGGTCGGCGGCTGGCTGCTGATCGCCCACCGCGAGCACGGTCTCGACGTCCTGTTCGACTCCTTTGGCGCCGCCGGCGAGGGCAGCTACGTGTCCGCGTTCCTCGCGGCGAGCCTGATCGGCATCTACCAGTACTACGGCTTCGAGGCGTGCGGCGACGTCGCCGAGGAGGTCCCGAACCCGGGTCGCCTCATCCCCAAGGCCATGCGCCGCACCATCTACATCGGCGGCGCCGCGGCCACGTTCGTCTGCCTCGCGCTCGTGCTGTCCGTGGCCGACATCCCCGGCGTCATCGCGGGTGAGGACGTCGACCCGGTGACCACTGTCCTCAACGACGCGTTCGGCACGACCGGCGCCCGGATCGTCCTCTTCGTCGTGCTGATCTCGTTCGTGTCCTGCGCGATGTCGCTCCAGGCCGCCGCGAGCCGGCTCGCCTACTCCTACGGCCGCGACGACATGATCTTCGGCTCCGGCCTGCTGAAGAAGTTCTCCGCGACCCGCGGCGTCCCGCCGTACGCCCTGCTCCTGTCGGGCATCGTCCCGGCCCTGATCGTGATCTTCTCGAAGGTGAGCGCGGACGCCGTGCTCAAGATCGTCAGCTTCGCCGCCTTCGGCATCTACCTCGGGTTCCAGCTGGTCGTGCTCGCCGCGCTGCGGGCCCGGCTCAAGGGCTGGCAGCCGTCGGGGGCCTACCAGCTGGGCAGGTGGGGCCTGCCGGTCAACATCGCCGCCCTCGCCTACGGTGTCGCCGCGATGGTCAACATCGCGTGGCCGCGCACGCCGGACGCAGCGTGGTACGACAACTACCTCGTCCTGCTGTCGGCCGCGATCGTCGTCGGAACGGGCCTGGTCTACATGGCGCTGCACCGCAGCTACGGCCGCAGCGACGCCCCGCACTCCGATGCCATCCCCTCGACCACGGGGGTTGGGGCCGCCCCGCCGGAGGAGCCGGTGAAGGCCACCGTCTGA
- a CDS encoding transporter substrate-binding domain-containing protein, protein MSAATATPGRLRLRLACLDADAPPLFGLASAPGGRQGFEPAVAALLADEMGLDLEWALMPWGDMLPAAQRHEVDAVLCGQGIIPARLEQVDFTRPYGVFHEGVLCRRGEAVRDPSGLVGRRVAAIAGSANERLANTFEGAVVVPFSGDSDDVYADMLAALRSGDVFAVVDDDVVFVPLGESDPTFELGFVVKTHNPWGIGVAKDLPDLRTEIDDALAAIIADGRHRAAWEQWLPTLEYPF, encoded by the coding sequence GTGAGCGCCGCGACCGCGACCCCGGGCCGGCTCCGGCTCCGGCTCGCCTGCCTCGACGCCGACGCCCCGCCGCTGTTCGGCCTGGCCTCGGCCCCCGGCGGCCGGCAGGGGTTCGAGCCCGCCGTCGCCGCGCTGCTCGCCGACGAGATGGGTCTCGACCTGGAGTGGGCCCTGATGCCGTGGGGCGACATGCTGCCCGCGGCCCAGCGCCACGAGGTCGACGCCGTCCTCTGCGGCCAGGGGATCATCCCGGCCCGCCTCGAGCAGGTCGACTTCACCCGGCCGTACGGCGTCTTCCACGAGGGCGTGCTGTGCCGCCGGGGCGAGGCGGTGCGCGACCCCTCCGGCCTGGTCGGACGACGGGTGGCAGCGATCGCGGGCTCCGCCAACGAGCGGCTCGCCAACACCTTCGAGGGCGCGGTCGTCGTGCCGTTCTCCGGCGACTCCGACGACGTGTACGCCGACATGCTCGCGGCGCTTCGCTCCGGCGACGTGTTCGCCGTGGTCGACGACGACGTCGTGTTCGTCCCGCTCGGCGAGAGCGACCCGACGTTCGAGCTCGGTTTCGTCGTCAAGACCCACAACCCGTGGGGGATCGGCGTGGCCAAGGACCTGCCGGACCTGCGCACGGAGATCGACGACGCGCTGGCCGCGATCATCGCCGACGGCCGGCACCGCGCCGCGTGGGAGCAGTGGCTGCCGACGCTGGAGTACCCGTTCTGA
- a CDS encoding FadR/GntR family transcriptional regulator — MAAVGRAGEIADRLTEAIHLGLFRDGQQLPPESEFAQQLGVAPMTLRESISTLRERGLVETRRGRNGGTFIKRSLEPPAEPDLARLTEISVSTLRDLADEQQAISGMAARLAAERATSRSVRRILELVDQLTVAASRGARMKADSRFHVEVAIATRSDRLVRREVALQAESAGMLWLPHLGDDDATAIGREHHDIATAIASEDGESAQRAAERHVRRNLRRLTTAHLKLAEDIPREGAR; from the coding sequence TTGGCCGCCGTCGGCCGCGCGGGGGAGATCGCCGACCGGCTGACCGAGGCGATCCACCTGGGGCTCTTCCGCGATGGGCAGCAGCTCCCGCCCGAGTCGGAGTTCGCGCAACAGCTCGGCGTGGCGCCGATGACGCTCCGCGAGTCGATCTCGACGCTGCGAGAGCGCGGCCTGGTCGAGACGCGGCGCGGCCGCAACGGCGGGACGTTCATCAAGCGCTCGCTGGAGCCGCCGGCCGAGCCGGACCTCGCGCGGCTCACCGAGATCAGCGTCAGCACGCTCCGCGACCTCGCCGACGAGCAGCAGGCGATCTCCGGCATGGCCGCGCGGCTGGCGGCCGAGCGTGCCACGTCGCGCAGCGTCCGTCGCATCCTCGAGCTGGTCGACCAGTTGACCGTGGCGGCCTCGCGCGGCGCGCGGATGAAGGCCGACTCTCGCTTCCACGTGGAGGTCGCGATCGCGACCCGCTCCGACCGGCTGGTGCGGCGCGAGGTCGCGCTCCAGGCCGAGTCGGCGGGCATGCTGTGGCTGCCGCACCTGGGCGACGACGACGCCACGGCCATCGGCCGCGAGCACCACGACATCGCCACCGCGATCGCCTCGGAGGACGGCGAGTCCGCCCAGCGGGCCGCCGAACGACACGTGCGCCGCAACCTCCGCCGCCTGACGACGGCCCACCTCAAGCTGGCCGAAGACATCCCGAGGGAGGGTGCCCGATGA
- a CDS encoding NAD(P)/FAD-dependent oxidoreductase, translating into MSTGHVVVVGGSLGGLRAAEQLRAAGHDGPVTVVGEEPWLPYNRPPLSKEVLADPGDHDPARLHAGIAFRRRASVEDVEFRVGRRVVSADLARRALALDDGTALTYDGLVVATGLRARRLAVPGPTEGRHVVRTLDDACALRAAIADASQVVVVGAGFVGCETAASLHTLGLPVTVVHPEAVAFEPALGREVGAAIQRHLEAAGITFVSGVGVAAYAGVGAVAGVLLDDGRTLEASLVVEAVGSACNTEWLEGNGLDLSDGVLTDNDLRVVGAQRVVAVGDVSRFPNPLFGPDLGARPRRVEHWSMPTDTAKRAAATLVADLAGTPGPDTPFAPTPSFWSDLLDLRLQAYGSPALGSELRLEEGDLARLGDGAVVTYHHDGALVGVLAVNIPPARLRALRDRFAAPVAVH; encoded by the coding sequence ATGAGCACGGGTCACGTGGTCGTCGTCGGTGGCTCCCTCGGTGGCCTCCGCGCCGCCGAGCAGCTCCGGGCGGCCGGCCACGACGGCCCGGTCACCGTGGTCGGCGAGGAGCCCTGGCTGCCGTACAACCGGCCGCCGCTGTCGAAGGAGGTGCTCGCCGACCCGGGCGACCACGACCCCGCCCGGCTGCACGCCGGCATCGCGTTCCGGCGCCGCGCCTCTGTCGAGGACGTCGAGTTCCGGGTCGGGCGCCGCGTCGTCTCCGCCGACCTGGCCCGACGGGCGCTCGCCCTCGACGACGGGACCGCACTGACCTATGACGGCCTGGTCGTCGCGACCGGTCTCCGCGCTCGCCGCCTGGCCGTACCCGGGCCGACCGAGGGTCGCCACGTCGTGCGCACCCTCGACGACGCCTGCGCCCTGCGGGCCGCGATCGCCGACGCCTCGCAGGTGGTCGTGGTCGGCGCCGGGTTCGTCGGCTGCGAGACGGCCGCCTCGCTCCACACGCTGGGTCTGCCGGTCACGGTGGTGCACCCCGAGGCGGTCGCCTTCGAGCCCGCTCTCGGTCGCGAGGTCGGCGCCGCGATCCAGCGCCACCTCGAGGCCGCCGGCATCACCTTCGTCAGCGGCGTGGGCGTCGCGGCGTACGCCGGCGTCGGCGCCGTCGCCGGGGTCCTGCTCGACGACGGGCGGACGCTCGAGGCGAGCCTCGTCGTCGAGGCCGTCGGCTCCGCCTGCAACACCGAGTGGCTCGAGGGCAACGGCCTGGACCTGTCCGACGGCGTCCTCACCGACAACGACCTGCGGGTCGTCGGCGCCCAGCGCGTCGTCGCCGTCGGCGACGTGTCGCGCTTCCCCAACCCGCTCTTCGGCCCGGACCTCGGCGCCCGACCGCGCCGCGTCGAGCACTGGTCGATGCCCACCGACACGGCCAAGCGGGCGGCGGCCACGCTGGTCGCCGACCTGGCCGGGACGCCCGGCCCGGACACGCCGTTCGCCCCGACGCCGTCGTTCTGGAGCGACCTGCTCGACCTGCGGCTCCAGGCCTACGGCTCGCCCGCCCTCGGCAGCGAGCTGCGGCTCGAGGAGGGCGACCTCGCCCGCCTCGGTGACGGCGCCGTCGTCACCTACCACCACGACGGGGCGCTCGTCGGCGTCCTCGCCGTCAACATCCCGCCCGCCCGGCTGCGCGCCCTCCGCGACCGCTTCGCGGCGCCGGTCGCCGTCCACTGA
- a CDS encoding NAD-dependent succinate-semialdehyde dehydrogenase yields the protein MTQTPPYQVTNPATGAVLETFPFATDAEVESALARAAAAYETWRATPIDERVSVVKRVAALFSERSAELGELITTEMGKSPADAAGEAGFCAEIFGYYADQGPGLLADQPLPGHPGGRIEHLPIGPLLGVMPWNYPYYQVARFAAPNLVAGNTIILKHAENCPTSARAIAQLMADAGVPDGVYVNLFATHEQVATMIADPRVRGVSLTGSERAGTAVAEAAGRHLKKVVLELGGSDPYIVLDTDDVDATAETAWQTRIANMGQACNSNKRMIVMDEVYDDFVAGLVERASAMTPRTDADGYSPMVSRKAAEGLLAQVRDAVDKGATLHVGGELGDHAWFSPAVLTGVTPEMRAWHEELFGPVAVVYKVSTDDEAVELANAVDFGLGGAVWSTDEERATRVAQRLDVGMANVNLPAADGFADVPFGGTKRSGFGRELGPLGIGEFVNQRVFYVQR from the coding sequence ATGACCCAGACCCCGCCCTACCAGGTCACCAACCCCGCCACCGGAGCGGTGTTGGAGACGTTCCCGTTCGCGACCGACGCCGAGGTCGAGAGCGCGCTCGCACGCGCCGCCGCGGCGTACGAGACGTGGCGGGCGACGCCCATCGACGAGCGCGTCTCCGTGGTGAAGCGGGTCGCGGCCCTGTTCTCCGAGCGCTCCGCGGAGCTCGGCGAGCTGATCACCACCGAGATGGGCAAGAGCCCCGCGGACGCCGCCGGAGAGGCGGGCTTCTGCGCCGAGATCTTCGGCTACTACGCCGACCAGGGCCCGGGGCTCCTCGCCGACCAGCCGCTCCCCGGTCACCCCGGCGGCCGGATCGAGCACCTGCCGATCGGCCCGCTGCTCGGCGTGATGCCCTGGAACTACCCCTACTACCAGGTCGCGCGCTTCGCGGCCCCCAACCTGGTCGCCGGCAACACGATCATCCTCAAGCACGCGGAGAACTGCCCGACCTCCGCCCGCGCGATCGCGCAGCTGATGGCCGACGCGGGGGTGCCCGACGGTGTCTACGTCAACCTCTTCGCCACCCACGAGCAGGTGGCGACCATGATCGCCGACCCGCGGGTCCGCGGGGTCTCCCTCACGGGCTCGGAGCGCGCCGGCACCGCCGTCGCGGAGGCGGCCGGTCGCCACCTGAAGAAGGTGGTCCTCGAGCTCGGCGGCTCCGACCCCTACATCGTGCTCGACACCGACGACGTCGACGCCACCGCCGAGACCGCCTGGCAGACCCGGATCGCCAACATGGGCCAGGCCTGCAACTCCAACAAGCGGATGATCGTCATGGACGAGGTGTACGACGACTTCGTGGCCGGTCTCGTGGAGCGCGCCTCGGCGATGACGCCCCGCACCGACGCCGACGGCTACTCGCCGATGGTCTCGCGCAAGGCGGCCGAGGGCCTGCTCGCCCAGGTGCGGGACGCCGTCGACAAGGGCGCGACCCTGCACGTGGGTGGCGAGCTCGGCGACCACGCGTGGTTCAGCCCGGCCGTGCTGACCGGAGTCACCCCCGAGATGCGCGCGTGGCACGAGGAGCTGTTCGGCCCGGTCGCCGTGGTCTACAAGGTCAGCACCGACGACGAGGCCGTCGAGCTGGCGAACGCCGTGGACTTCGGCCTCGGGGGAGCGGTCTGGTCGACCGACGAGGAGCGCGCGACCCGGGTCGCGCAGCGGCTCGACGTCGGCATGGCCAACGTCAACCTGCCGGCCGCCGATGGCTTCGCCGACGTGCCGTTCGGCGGCACCAAGCGCTCCGGCTTCGGGCGCGAGCTCGGGCCGCTCGGCATCGGCGAGTTCGTCAACCAGCGCGTCTTCTACGTCCAGCGATGA
- a CDS encoding cache domain-containing protein → MSAETHEPAEFRAVLDALNDYLHRELVPLGELAEELAGTIDPEAVGALTDADLAPLVPRIQGALADAPDFVGFGFAAAAGVMRDNDHYLLWYQRRESGLRRLNLNLSEGDPELYEYFDTEWFAGAERLRAPAIHGPYVDYAGADFLVLTAAVPVLVDERFVGVAGADIDPHRVEQALVHMLRGLPGEAVVVNDDRSVLAANSARWMPGERVRVHPMKDRASWQAVGAMTTWTGWTLALAPSSQA, encoded by the coding sequence ATGAGCGCCGAGACCCACGAGCCCGCCGAGTTCCGCGCCGTCCTCGACGCGCTCAACGACTACCTCCACCGCGAGCTGGTCCCGCTGGGCGAGCTCGCCGAGGAGCTGGCCGGCACGATCGACCCGGAGGCGGTGGGCGCTCTCACCGACGCCGACCTCGCGCCGCTCGTCCCACGGATCCAGGGCGCGCTCGCCGACGCGCCGGACTTCGTCGGCTTCGGCTTCGCGGCCGCGGCTGGAGTGATGAGGGACAACGACCACTACCTGCTCTGGTACCAGCGCCGCGAGAGCGGGCTGCGCCGTCTCAACCTCAACCTCTCGGAGGGCGACCCGGAGCTCTACGAGTACTTCGACACCGAGTGGTTCGCCGGGGCGGAGCGGCTCCGGGCGCCGGCGATCCACGGTCCGTACGTCGACTACGCCGGCGCGGACTTCCTGGTATTGACCGCCGCCGTACCCGTGCTGGTCGACGAGCGCTTCGTCGGCGTGGCCGGTGCCGACATCGACCCGCACCGGGTCGAGCAGGCCCTGGTGCACATGCTCCGCGGGCTGCCCGGCGAGGCGGTCGTCGTCAACGACGACCGGTCCGTCCTCGCCGCCAACTCGGCACGGTGGATGCCGGGCGAGCGCGTGCGGGTCCACCCGATGAAGGACCGCGCGTCCTGGCAGGCGGTGGGCGCGATGACCACCTGGACCGGCTGGACCCTGGCGCTCGCGCCCTCGTCGCAGGCGTAG
- a CDS encoding arsenate reductase ArsC, producing the protein MTDHADPRPTVLFVCVHNAGRSQMAAGWLQHLAGDRVEVLSAGSEPADQINPVAVEAMREVGIDITAARPKVLTAEAVQHSDVVITMGCGDACPFYPGKRYEDWKLDDPAGQGIEAVRPIRDDIEQRVRDLVATLTN; encoded by the coding sequence ATGACCGACCACGCCGACCCCAGGCCCACGGTCCTGTTCGTGTGCGTGCACAACGCGGGACGCTCCCAGATGGCGGCAGGCTGGCTCCAGCACCTCGCAGGCGACCGCGTCGAGGTCCTCTCCGCGGGGTCCGAGCCCGCCGACCAGATCAATCCGGTCGCCGTCGAAGCGATGCGCGAGGTGGGCATCGACATCACCGCCGCTCGGCCCAAGGTCCTCACCGCCGAAGCGGTTCAACACTCTGACGTCGTCATCACCATGGGCTGCGGCGACGCCTGCCCGTTCTACCCCGGCAAGCGCTACGAGGACTGGAAGCTCGACGACCCCGCTGGTCAGGGCATCGAAGCGGTGCGGCCGATCCGTGACGACATCGAGCAGCGCGTCCGCGACCTCGTCGCCACACTGACCAACTGA